One segment of Thamnophis elegans isolate rThaEle1 chromosome 16, rThaEle1.pri, whole genome shotgun sequence DNA contains the following:
- the NELFB gene encoding negative elongation factor B isoform X1: MFAGLQELGVANGEDLKETLTNCMEPLKAIEQFQTENGILLPSLQSALPFLDLHGTPRLEFHQSVFDELREKLLERVSAIASEGKAEERYKKLEDLLEKSFPLVKMPSIQPVVMCVMKHLPKVPEKKLKLVMADKDLYKACAVEVRRQIWQDNQALFGDEVSPLLKQYILEKENALFSNDLSVLQNFFSPSPKMRRQGEVVQKLTQMIGKNVKLYDMVLQFLRTLFLRTRNVHYCTLRAELLMSLHDLDISEICTVDPCHKFTWCLDACIREKFVDNKRARELQGFLDGVKKGQEQVLGDLSMILCDPFAINTLALSTIRNLQELIGQEVLPRESLELLLLLRMLSLGQGAWDVIDSQIFKEPKLEVDLITKFLPMLMAFVVDDYTFTVEQKLPSEEKGPASYPSAIPEMFPKFLQEQRIACEIGLYYVLHITKQRNKNALLRLVPSLTETFNDLAFGDIFLHLFTGNLTLLADEFGQEDFCAVLFDRFFLTACPRKDNVHRHLLRMLLHLHQKVLPAKLESLQKALEPTKQSSEAVKELFNQLGEKLEVRKASPVPEAEAPPMDLTLSTVSSTPVPP; this comes from the exons ATGTTCGCCGGCTTGCAAGAGCTCGGGGTGGCCAACGGGGAGGACTTGAAGGAGACGCTGACCAATTGCATGGAGCCCCTGAAGGCCATCGAGCAGTTCCAG ACAGAAAACGGGATCCTGTTGCCCTCTCTTCAATCCGCCCTCCCTTTCCTGGACCTCCATGGCACCCCCAGGCTGGAGTTCCACCAGTCGGTGTTTGATGAGCTGCGTGAGAAGCTCCTGGAGAGGGTCTCGGCTATCGCCTCTGAAGGAAAGGCCGAAGAAAG gTACAAAAAGCTGGAAGATCTCCTGGAGAAGAGCTTCCCTCTGGTAAAAATGCCGTCCATCCAGCCGGTGGTGATGTGcgtcatgaaacatctgcccaAG GTTCCCGAAAAAAAGTTGAAGCTGGTGATGGCTGACAAGGACCTGTACAAAGCCTGTGCTGTGGAAGTGAGACGCCAGATCTGGCAAGATAACCAGGCTCTGTTTGGAGACGAGGTCTCCCCGTTGTTGAAGCAGTACATCTTGGAGAAGGAAAATGCTTTGTTCAGTAACGACCTTTCAGTGCTGCAGAACTTCTTCAGCCCTTCCCCTAAGATGAGGCGGCAGGGAGAG GTGGTGCAAAAGCTGACCCAGATGATCGGGAAGAACGTGAAGCTGTACGACATGGTCCTCCAATTCCTCCGGACTCTCTTCCTTCGCACACGGAACGTCCACTATTGCACGTTAAGGGCGGAGCTCCTCATGTCCCTCCATGATCTGGACATCAGCGAGATCTGCACGGTGGACCCCTGCCACAAG TTCACTTGGTGCCTGGATGCTTGCATTCGGGAGAAGTTCGTCGACAACAAGCGGGCGCGGGAGCTGCAGGGTTTCCTTGACGGAGTGAAGAAAGGCCAAGAGCAAGTGCTAGG GGACTTGTCGATGATCTTGTGCGATCCGTTTGCCATCAACACCTTGGCTCTGAGTACCATCCGGAATTTGCAGGAGCTGATTGGCCAGGAAGTATTACCCAGA GAAAGCCTAGAGCTCTTGTTACTTCTGAGGATGCTGTCTCTGGGGCAAGGCGCTTGGGATGTGAttgacagccagatcttcaaagaaCCCAAACTG GAAGTTGATTTGATCACCAAATTTCTGCCCATGCTGATGGCCTTCGTGGTGGATGACTACACCTTCACTGTGGAACAGAAGCTGCCCTCGGAAGAGAAAGGACCAGCGTCTTACCCCAGCGCCATCCCTGAGATGTTTCCAAA ATTTCTGCAAGAGCAGCGGATCGCCTGTGAGATCGGTCTTTACTATGTGCTGCACATCACCAAGCAAAGGAACAAGAACGCTCTGCTTCGCTTGGTCCCCTCCCTGA CTGAGACCTTCAACGACCTGGCCTTTGGTGACATTTTCCTGCACCTTTTCACCGGCAACCTCACCTTGCTGGCTGACGAATTTGGACAAGAGGATTTCTGTGCGGTCCTTTTCGACCGCTTCTTCCTGACTGCCTGCCCCAG GAAGGACAATGTCCACCGGCACCTGCTGAGGATGCTCCTTCACCTGCATCAAAAAGTGCTCCCCGCCAAGCTGGAGTCGCTGCAGAAGGCCTTGGAACCCACCAAGCAG AGCAGCGAAGCGGTGAAAGAACTTTTCAACCAGCTGGGCGAGAAACTGGAAGTCCGCAAAGCCAGCCCCGTGCCAGAAGCTGAGGCACCACCGATGGATTTGACCCTGTCAACAGTATCTTCTACCCCGGTTCCACCATAG
- the NELFB gene encoding negative elongation factor B isoform X2, with the protein MTENGILLPSLQSALPFLDLHGTPRLEFHQSVFDELREKLLERVSAIASEGKAEERYKKLEDLLEKSFPLVKMPSIQPVVMCVMKHLPKVPEKKLKLVMADKDLYKACAVEVRRQIWQDNQALFGDEVSPLLKQYILEKENALFSNDLSVLQNFFSPSPKMRRQGEVVQKLTQMIGKNVKLYDMVLQFLRTLFLRTRNVHYCTLRAELLMSLHDLDISEICTVDPCHKFTWCLDACIREKFVDNKRARELQGFLDGVKKGQEQVLGDLSMILCDPFAINTLALSTIRNLQELIGQEVLPRESLELLLLLRMLSLGQGAWDVIDSQIFKEPKLEVDLITKFLPMLMAFVVDDYTFTVEQKLPSEEKGPASYPSAIPEMFPKFLQEQRIACEIGLYYVLHITKQRNKNALLRLVPSLTETFNDLAFGDIFLHLFTGNLTLLADEFGQEDFCAVLFDRFFLTACPRKDNVHRHLLRMLLHLHQKVLPAKLESLQKALEPTKQSSEAVKELFNQLGEKLEVRKASPVPEAEAPPMDLTLSTVSSTPVPP; encoded by the exons ACAGAAAACGGGATCCTGTTGCCCTCTCTTCAATCCGCCCTCCCTTTCCTGGACCTCCATGGCACCCCCAGGCTGGAGTTCCACCAGTCGGTGTTTGATGAGCTGCGTGAGAAGCTCCTGGAGAGGGTCTCGGCTATCGCCTCTGAAGGAAAGGCCGAAGAAAG gTACAAAAAGCTGGAAGATCTCCTGGAGAAGAGCTTCCCTCTGGTAAAAATGCCGTCCATCCAGCCGGTGGTGATGTGcgtcatgaaacatctgcccaAG GTTCCCGAAAAAAAGTTGAAGCTGGTGATGGCTGACAAGGACCTGTACAAAGCCTGTGCTGTGGAAGTGAGACGCCAGATCTGGCAAGATAACCAGGCTCTGTTTGGAGACGAGGTCTCCCCGTTGTTGAAGCAGTACATCTTGGAGAAGGAAAATGCTTTGTTCAGTAACGACCTTTCAGTGCTGCAGAACTTCTTCAGCCCTTCCCCTAAGATGAGGCGGCAGGGAGAG GTGGTGCAAAAGCTGACCCAGATGATCGGGAAGAACGTGAAGCTGTACGACATGGTCCTCCAATTCCTCCGGACTCTCTTCCTTCGCACACGGAACGTCCACTATTGCACGTTAAGGGCGGAGCTCCTCATGTCCCTCCATGATCTGGACATCAGCGAGATCTGCACGGTGGACCCCTGCCACAAG TTCACTTGGTGCCTGGATGCTTGCATTCGGGAGAAGTTCGTCGACAACAAGCGGGCGCGGGAGCTGCAGGGTTTCCTTGACGGAGTGAAGAAAGGCCAAGAGCAAGTGCTAGG GGACTTGTCGATGATCTTGTGCGATCCGTTTGCCATCAACACCTTGGCTCTGAGTACCATCCGGAATTTGCAGGAGCTGATTGGCCAGGAAGTATTACCCAGA GAAAGCCTAGAGCTCTTGTTACTTCTGAGGATGCTGTCTCTGGGGCAAGGCGCTTGGGATGTGAttgacagccagatcttcaaagaaCCCAAACTG GAAGTTGATTTGATCACCAAATTTCTGCCCATGCTGATGGCCTTCGTGGTGGATGACTACACCTTCACTGTGGAACAGAAGCTGCCCTCGGAAGAGAAAGGACCAGCGTCTTACCCCAGCGCCATCCCTGAGATGTTTCCAAA ATTTCTGCAAGAGCAGCGGATCGCCTGTGAGATCGGTCTTTACTATGTGCTGCACATCACCAAGCAAAGGAACAAGAACGCTCTGCTTCGCTTGGTCCCCTCCCTGA CTGAGACCTTCAACGACCTGGCCTTTGGTGACATTTTCCTGCACCTTTTCACCGGCAACCTCACCTTGCTGGCTGACGAATTTGGACAAGAGGATTTCTGTGCGGTCCTTTTCGACCGCTTCTTCCTGACTGCCTGCCCCAG GAAGGACAATGTCCACCGGCACCTGCTGAGGATGCTCCTTCACCTGCATCAAAAAGTGCTCCCCGCCAAGCTGGAGTCGCTGCAGAAGGCCTTGGAACCCACCAAGCAG AGCAGCGAAGCGGTGAAAGAACTTTTCAACCAGCTGGGCGAGAAACTGGAAGTCCGCAAAGCCAGCCCCGTGCCAGAAGCTGAGGCACCACCGATGGATTTGACCCTGTCAACAGTATCTTCTACCCCGGTTCCACCATAG